A single window of Mugil cephalus isolate CIBA_MC_2020 chromosome 1, CIBA_Mcephalus_1.1, whole genome shotgun sequence DNA harbors:
- the LOC125023205 gene encoding dysbindin-like gives MSSTGSTNHNKRLASETDNSQRVLDNDSAQHLKLRERQRFFEEVYQHDVDNYLPSTHLQIDCRKPPMGSISSMEVNVDALEQMDLMDISDQEALDVFLNSGSGAEEGALASPLPEGEEYDEDEEDEDAEVVYRERAPLKRQHEVYRGSQSRISSTSSGSSDTSAGGADTPVIQSDDEEVHADTLLLTSVPQTRDDETEEEDEEERCHHKD, from the exons ATGTCGTCTACCGGGTCAACCAACCACAACAAGCGTCTGGCAT CTGAGACAGACAACTCTCAGAGGGTGCTGGACAACGATTCTGCTCAGCACCTGAAGCTGAGGGAGAGACAGCGCTTTTTCGAGGAGGTCTACCAGCATGACGTGGACAACTACCTGCCCTCTACACACTTGCAGATCGACTGCAGGAAAC CTCCCATGGGTAGTATCTCATCTATGGAGGTGAACGTGGACGCCCTGGAGCAGATGGACCTGATGGACATATCAGATCAGGAGGCCCTGGATGTGTTCCTCAACTCAGGCTCAGGAGCAGAAGAGGGAGCGCTGGCATCTCCACTACCAG AGGGTGAAGAGTACGACGAAgacgaggaggatgaagatgcaGAGGTCGTCTACAGGGAGCGCGCCCCCTTGAAGCGACAACACGAAGTTTACCGCGGCTCACAGTCGCGCATTTCCTCGACGTCATCTGGCTCCAGTGACACCAGCGCAGGTGGAGCCGACACACCTGTGATCCAGTCGGATGACGAGGAGGTCCACGCCGACACGCTGCTGCTGACCTCAGTGCCCCAAACCAGGGACGAcgaaacagaggaggaggatgaggaggaacgATGTCATCATAAAGACTGA
- the cdh26.1 gene encoding cadherin-like protein 26 isoform X1, with the protein MRIISLLVLVALAAVAESCKHKHKRRDKREVLVRSKRRWVLSTIELEEEKEGTYPMVISQMFNDKTPGRNHKFMISGDGVAEGLFTIDETTGTVYAHRPVDREKKESYHITFDVIDRNTNKDIDRELAFDVAVKDINDNPPIFHPSVIIADVDENSQPGYLPAQLLAFDADQNDTDNSKTTFTVLKQNPIEPKIGLLRLSDRMAQLTFEGCFDYDKVKQYEVIVEAKDHGTPTLSSTAVVTLNIHDKNSHPPKFKMREYRGEAFELTIKKDVLRVSVEDKDTPKTDGWRAEYFFIKGNEEGIYKIETDPDTNEGILSIVKEKNYKLTTNNTLQIGVKNVEELFVCGKPLASRPSNDQPLDTVNITMTMIDANDPPEFERQIVELYTREEEKPGQLLFTPKVHDVDSKNIRYELVEDPAGWMKINGKTGDLRTVKTLDRESPYVKDNVYRVVMAAIDDGQPPATSTCIINVNLRDINDHKPSLVNGHLTLCGNKDNKVVVSVEDMDAHPYAGPFSFSLADDDLKELWKLEPAFGEEGGLVTQNSLPYGNYSVPLKIQDQQGSTKEETLEVTICNCGEGDVCLAKQGRSVSLGPAGIGLLIAGLLLMLLLVFAVACGCGPEPFKQLEEEKGNETLINYCEEGGVSANLAVPKLSTKSKRGMSVLDGIKQGSLKTSQSIPVTAYNIEKYNSGMSTMNSGFDHRGSVMSHGMQGVMSSMGFDRRGSVMSHGMQGPNYTMSSNNTNHNWRGSSNYQRSRSMYGTDRIGDYLQGRLLAAAGNNGSHDTHLPYIYADEGEGSVCLTLDQLSVSNLGDDLQFLDNLGPKFKTLGNICQQDIQPKTVKL; encoded by the exons ATGAGGATAATTTCCCTGCTCGTTTTG GTTGCGTTAGCAGCCGTGGCAGAGTCTTGCAAGCACAAGCACAAAAGACGTGACAAACGG GAGGTCTTGGTGCGTTCCAAAAGAAGATGGGTCCTGTCTACAATTGAActagaagaggaaaaagaagggaCATACCCAATGGTGATTTCTCAG ATGTTTAATGACAAGACCCCAGGGAGAAACCACAAGTTTATGATAAGTGGAGACGGTGTGGCCGAGGGATTGTTCACCATTGACGAAACAACTGGGACTGTCTATGCACATCGACCTGTcgacagagagaaaaaagagagctACCAT ATCACGTTTGACGTCATTGACCGAAACACAAACAAGGACATAGACCGGGAACTAGCGTTTGACGTTGCAGTAAAGGACATAAATGACAATCCCCCTATATTCCATCCAAGTGTGATCATAGCCGACGTAGACGAAAATTCACAACCAG GGTACTTGCCGGCGCAGCTGCTCGCCTTTGACGCAGATCAGAACGATACGGACAACTCCAAGACAACGTTCACTGTGTTGAAACAGAATCCAATAGAGCCCAAGATTGGTCTGCTGAGGCTAAGTGACAGAATGGCCCAACTCACCTTTGAAGGGTGCTTTGACTACGAT aAAGTGAAGCAGTATGAGGTTATTGTCGAGGCAAAAGATCATGGAACACCGACACTTTCCTCTACTGCCGTTGTTACTCTGAATATACATGACAAAAACAGCCATCCACCGAAGTTCAAGATGAGGGAG tACCGAGGCGAGGCCTTTGAACTGACCATCAAAAAAGATGTTTTGAGGGTCTCGGTAGAGGACAAAGACACTCCTAAAACAGACGGCTGGCGTGCTGAGTACTTCTTCATTAAAGGGAATGAGGAAGGGATCTACAAAATTGAAACTGACCCAGATACCAATGAGGGCATTCTGAGCATCGTTAAG gagaaGAATTACAAACTAACAACTAATAACACGCTGCAAATCGGAGTGAAAAACGTCGAAGAGTTATTTGTTTGCGGAAAGCCACTGGCTTCACGTCCTAGTAACGACCAGCCCCTAGATACAGTCAACATCACGATGACGATGATCGATGCCAATGACCCTCCGGAGTTTGAGCGGCAAATTGTTGAATTGTACACGAGGGAAGAAGAGAAGCCAGGACAGCTGCTGTTCACTCCAAAAGTTCATGATGTGGACTCAAAAAACATCAG ATACGAGCTGGTAGAAGATCCAGCTGGCTGGATGAAGATAAACGGCAAAACAGGAGATCTCAGAACAGTCAAGACGTTGGACAGAGAGTCCCCCTACGTTAAAGACAACGTCTACAGGGTCGTCATGGCTGCCATTGATGATG GTCAACCTCCAGCCACAAGTACATGCATCATCAACGTCAACTTGAGGGACATCAATGACCACAAGCCTTCTCTGGTCAACGGACACCTCACTCTGTGTGGAAACAAGGATAACAAGGTTGTGGTGTCTGTGGAGGACATGGACGCACATCCTTACGCTGGGCCCTTTAGCTTCTCCCTGGCAGATGATGATCTGAAGGAGCTATGGAAGCTAGAGCCAGCTTTTG GTGAAGAAGGTGGGCTCGTGACCCAGAATTCGCTTCCTTATGGTAACTACTCAGTACCCCTGAAGATTCAGGATCAGCAGGGCTCAACGAAAGAAGAGACCCTGGAAGTGACGATCTGCAACTGTGGAGAAGGCGATGTTTGTCTCGCCAAGCAGGGACGCTCAGTAAGCCTCGGACCAGCTGGCATTGGACTGTTAATCGCAGGCTTGCTCTTAATGTTGT tgCTGGTTTTCGCAGTTGCCTGTGGGTGTGGACCTGAGCCGTTTAAGCAattggaggaggaaaagggcaACGAGACACTTATCAATTACTGTGAGGAAGGAGGGGTCTCTGCAAACCTG gcTGTTCCCAAACTGAGCACAAAGAGCAAAAGAGGAATGTCGGTATTAGATGGCATCAAGCAGGGTTCCTTGAAG ACGTCTCAGAGCATCCCAGTGACGGCCTACAACATAGAAAAGTACAACTCAGGGATGAGCACG ATGAACTCGGGCTTTGATCATAGAGGGAGCGTCATGAGCCACGGCATGCAGGGAGTG ATGAGCTCCATGGGCTTTGATCGTAGAGGGAGCGTCATGAGCCACGGCATGCAGGGACCG aaCTACACAATGtcatcaaacaacacaaaccacaatTGG CGGGGCTCATCAAATTACCAGCGTTCTCGAAGCATGTATGGAACCGATCGCATTGGAGATTACCTTCAAGGG AGACTTTTGGCGGCTGCTGGCAATAATGGAAGCCACGACACGCACCTGCCTTACATATATGCCGACGAGGGGGAGGGCAGCGTTTGCCTGACGCTTGACCAGCTGTCAGTCAGCAACCTGGGAGACGATTTGCAGTTTCTCGATAATTTGGGGCCAAAGTTCAAGACACTGGGAAACATCTGTCAACAGGATATTCAACCAAAGACCGTAAAGCTTTAA
- the cdh26.1 gene encoding cadherin-like protein 26 isoform X2 yields MRIISLLVLVALAAVAESCKHKHKRRDKREVLVRSKRRWVLSTIELEEEKEGTYPMVISQMFNDKTPGRNHKFMISGDGVAEGLFTIDETTGTVYAHRPVDREKKESYHITFDVIDRNTNKDIDRELAFDVAVKDINDNPPIFHPSVIIADVDENSQPGYLPAQLLAFDADQNDTDNSKTTFTVLKQNPIEPKIGLLRLSDRMAQLTFEGCFDYDKVKQYEVIVEAKDHGTPTLSSTAVVTLNIHDKNSHPPKFKMREYRGEAFELTIKKDVLRVSVEDKDTPKTDGWRAEYFFIKGNEEGIYKIETDPDTNEGILSIVKEKNYKLTTNNTLQIGVKNVEELFVCGKPLASRPSNDQPLDTVNITMTMIDANDPPEFERQIVELYTREEEKPGQLLFTPKVHDVDSKNIRYELVEDPAGWMKINGKTGDLRTVKTLDRESPYVKDNVYRVVMAAIDDGQPPATSTCIINVNLRDINDHKPSLVNGHLTLCGNKDNKVVVSVEDMDAHPYAGPFSFSLADDDLKELWKLEPAFGEEGGLVTQNSLPYGNYSVPLKIQDQQGSTKEETLEVTICNCGEGDVCLAKQGRSVSLGPAGIGLLIAGLLLMLLLVFAVACGCGPEPFKQLEEEKGNETLINYCEEGGVSANLAVPKLSTKSKRGMSVLDGIKQGSLKTSQSIPVTAYNIEKYNSGMSTMNSGFDHRGSVMSHGMQGVNYTMSSNNTNHNWRGSSNYQRSRSMYGTDRIGDYLQGRLLAAAGNNGSHDTHLPYIYADEGEGSVCLTLDQLSVSNLGDDLQFLDNLGPKFKTLGNICQQDIQPKTVKL; encoded by the exons ATGAGGATAATTTCCCTGCTCGTTTTG GTTGCGTTAGCAGCCGTGGCAGAGTCTTGCAAGCACAAGCACAAAAGACGTGACAAACGG GAGGTCTTGGTGCGTTCCAAAAGAAGATGGGTCCTGTCTACAATTGAActagaagaggaaaaagaagggaCATACCCAATGGTGATTTCTCAG ATGTTTAATGACAAGACCCCAGGGAGAAACCACAAGTTTATGATAAGTGGAGACGGTGTGGCCGAGGGATTGTTCACCATTGACGAAACAACTGGGACTGTCTATGCACATCGACCTGTcgacagagagaaaaaagagagctACCAT ATCACGTTTGACGTCATTGACCGAAACACAAACAAGGACATAGACCGGGAACTAGCGTTTGACGTTGCAGTAAAGGACATAAATGACAATCCCCCTATATTCCATCCAAGTGTGATCATAGCCGACGTAGACGAAAATTCACAACCAG GGTACTTGCCGGCGCAGCTGCTCGCCTTTGACGCAGATCAGAACGATACGGACAACTCCAAGACAACGTTCACTGTGTTGAAACAGAATCCAATAGAGCCCAAGATTGGTCTGCTGAGGCTAAGTGACAGAATGGCCCAACTCACCTTTGAAGGGTGCTTTGACTACGAT aAAGTGAAGCAGTATGAGGTTATTGTCGAGGCAAAAGATCATGGAACACCGACACTTTCCTCTACTGCCGTTGTTACTCTGAATATACATGACAAAAACAGCCATCCACCGAAGTTCAAGATGAGGGAG tACCGAGGCGAGGCCTTTGAACTGACCATCAAAAAAGATGTTTTGAGGGTCTCGGTAGAGGACAAAGACACTCCTAAAACAGACGGCTGGCGTGCTGAGTACTTCTTCATTAAAGGGAATGAGGAAGGGATCTACAAAATTGAAACTGACCCAGATACCAATGAGGGCATTCTGAGCATCGTTAAG gagaaGAATTACAAACTAACAACTAATAACACGCTGCAAATCGGAGTGAAAAACGTCGAAGAGTTATTTGTTTGCGGAAAGCCACTGGCTTCACGTCCTAGTAACGACCAGCCCCTAGATACAGTCAACATCACGATGACGATGATCGATGCCAATGACCCTCCGGAGTTTGAGCGGCAAATTGTTGAATTGTACACGAGGGAAGAAGAGAAGCCAGGACAGCTGCTGTTCACTCCAAAAGTTCATGATGTGGACTCAAAAAACATCAG ATACGAGCTGGTAGAAGATCCAGCTGGCTGGATGAAGATAAACGGCAAAACAGGAGATCTCAGAACAGTCAAGACGTTGGACAGAGAGTCCCCCTACGTTAAAGACAACGTCTACAGGGTCGTCATGGCTGCCATTGATGATG GTCAACCTCCAGCCACAAGTACATGCATCATCAACGTCAACTTGAGGGACATCAATGACCACAAGCCTTCTCTGGTCAACGGACACCTCACTCTGTGTGGAAACAAGGATAACAAGGTTGTGGTGTCTGTGGAGGACATGGACGCACATCCTTACGCTGGGCCCTTTAGCTTCTCCCTGGCAGATGATGATCTGAAGGAGCTATGGAAGCTAGAGCCAGCTTTTG GTGAAGAAGGTGGGCTCGTGACCCAGAATTCGCTTCCTTATGGTAACTACTCAGTACCCCTGAAGATTCAGGATCAGCAGGGCTCAACGAAAGAAGAGACCCTGGAAGTGACGATCTGCAACTGTGGAGAAGGCGATGTTTGTCTCGCCAAGCAGGGACGCTCAGTAAGCCTCGGACCAGCTGGCATTGGACTGTTAATCGCAGGCTTGCTCTTAATGTTGT tgCTGGTTTTCGCAGTTGCCTGTGGGTGTGGACCTGAGCCGTTTAAGCAattggaggaggaaaagggcaACGAGACACTTATCAATTACTGTGAGGAAGGAGGGGTCTCTGCAAACCTG gcTGTTCCCAAACTGAGCACAAAGAGCAAAAGAGGAATGTCGGTATTAGATGGCATCAAGCAGGGTTCCTTGAAG ACGTCTCAGAGCATCCCAGTGACGGCCTACAACATAGAAAAGTACAACTCAGGGATGAGCACG ATGAACTCGGGCTTTGATCATAGAGGGAGCGTCATGAGCCACGGCATGCAGGGAGTG aaCTACACAATGtcatcaaacaacacaaaccacaatTGG CGGGGCTCATCAAATTACCAGCGTTCTCGAAGCATGTATGGAACCGATCGCATTGGAGATTACCTTCAAGGG AGACTTTTGGCGGCTGCTGGCAATAATGGAAGCCACGACACGCACCTGCCTTACATATATGCCGACGAGGGGGAGGGCAGCGTTTGCCTGACGCTTGACCAGCTGTCAGTCAGCAACCTGGGAGACGATTTGCAGTTTCTCGATAATTTGGGGCCAAAGTTCAAGACACTGGGAAACATCTGTCAACAGGATATTCAACCAAAGACCGTAAAGCTTTAA